CCGATGTTTCCTACTTTTCTAACTGAGTCAATGGATTTCCAAGTCAAAGGGTCAACTTTTTCTTCAATGGCATTTATTTCGTCAACTAACCTTGCTTTTGAAACACGCCAAAAGTCACGAATTATTCCCTGTAAACATCTTCTTGATAATGTCGCAGATGCTTTTGGACTTAATTCTAAAATTGCTGAAGCCTCTTCATAATCATTTTTGATTGCAACTGGAATATAGTCGGGGAAAACTTTTGCAAAAGAACCAGGAAGTAGTCGCCAATGCTTCAGTCTGTCTGGTTTTTCCCATCTATTAAGTGCGTTGTTGTATTTGTATGAGTGTAAAACTGCTGTCAAGGTGATTTTTTTACATTCTTCATTTGGACAAACAATCCATTCATTGCGAATTAGTCTATATCCTTCAGAGTTGTCTATTGTCATAGCATTCTCTGTCGCAGAAAAATTGTCACGGTTGATTGTTGTTTTTTTGTCGCAGTATGGACAAGTCCAGTTGAAAGTCATAATTTATTTTTTTTGTTTTTTTAAAATTACCGCTAACGTTCCGCGGGCGTGCGAAGTGCGGGATTAAAAAGCACTTGGCTGTCCGCGAGAACAAATATAATTAAATACTGAAAACATTTTTTCAAAAAGTAAACCCGCATTGCGCACGCCCGCTGTTAGCAATAGTGGCTCTGTCCTGCCGTCACTGTCCACCGTGCGAAGCATTTTGTTAAAGGAAAGGTCATAAATTTCTTTTTCATCTTGTAATGTAATAATAACATTGTCTAATAGTTGTCTGCCCGTGCGCAACTGTCCACCGCGTGCAAGCGTTTTCATTTTATTTTTTTTACGAAGCATTTTCTGTTTTTCTAAAAGTGCTTTCTGTGCTGGCAAAGATTTTGGTTTGTAGTTCATTATTTATTTTTTTATTTGTTGTTCCTTGCTCTCTTCAATGAATCTTTTTAGTTTAAGTAATTCTTCATCGCTGAGAAAAGATAAGTTTACATGAACATATATCGTATCATTCTCTTTAATCCATTGTATTAGTTCTGCGCGAGTCATATAACAAAATTAAAAAATGTGTTGCTGTCCGTTACCGTTAAGTTGTCTATTGTTGAACGATTGTCTGTCCGTTAAACTATTTTCCTTTTTTCTTTTTCTTCTGTCTATCCGCTCGCACTTGTTTGTCTACGGATATTACAAGTTGTCTAAAGTTCTTGTCTGGGTGTTCCGCAAAACTTGTCACATTGAAAAAACCTTGTGTCAGTCCGTTGATGAGCAGTCCCCGAAGTCCGTTAGTTTTTTTGTCGTTTGCCATTATTGCTAACGTTCCGCAAGTTTGCGCTGTGCGGATTTTCGGAGAAGGATTTGTCGGCAAGACAAATGCTTTGTAGAAAATCTGCACACCAAATTTACGATTTTGCCCGCATAGAGCAAACTTGCTGTTAGTGGCTGGGCGTTTTGTCTGTCGTGCAGTCGGTGTCTGTCCGCTACTTTTTTTTCTTTGTCGGGGAAGATGTTGCTTTTTTATTTGCGTCAAGAGCAACTGTCAGCCAGTAGTCAAAGTCCTTTTTGTTTGTCCAGCCGTCAGGACTTATGAGCAACCAACCAGCCATAGATTTTTTTCCTGAAAGGTCAAATGGTTTTGCTCCTTTTTTTGTCAATAGATTGTCTGTCTGCTCGGGAACGCAACGAAGAATAATATCGTCCTTGTAAACGCCTGCACACATTTTGTCATTAATCATTAAAGCGATACCGCCAAACATTTTTTTCTCAACTAAATTTTTTGTCCCTGCGAGAGATTGTCGGAGTTTGTCCGCTAATTTTTCATTGTAAGCCATAGTAAATTATTTTTCAGCAATTGATTTAATGTTAGAAAGAATTTTCCCTTGTATCTCACTCATCTTCTTTTTCATCATCAAGGCATTCATAATTCTTACCATCAAGTTAGCAGGTTCGTAATAAGATTCGTTTATGATTTTGGTTTGGTTGTCGCTAATCTTTTCAAGATAGAAACAAAATCTTGGGTCTTTCAACATCTTACCCATTCCCATACTGTCGTTTTCAATAGCCCAAACCGTTTTTTTTTCGTGAACAAGTTCAACCAATTTTTCTGTCATAGTTCCTCTCTTACCTCTGTTATCCATTTCGCAAGTT
This DNA window, taken from Bacteroidota bacterium, encodes the following:
- a CDS encoding DUF4145 domain-containing protein, with the protein product MTFNWTCPYCDKKTTINRDNFSATENAMTIDNSEGYRLIRNEWIVCPNEECKKITLTAVLHSYKYNNALNRWEKPDRLKHWRLLPGSFAKVFPDYIPVAIKNDYEEASAILELSPKASATLSRRCLQGIIRDFWRVSKARLVDEINAIEEKVDPLTWKSIDSVRKVGNIGAHMEKDINLIIDVEPKEAQLLLELIELLFEEWYIHRHERELKLKAIVGLAEKKEEQKKK
- a CDS encoding TfoX/Sxy family protein is translated as MAYNEKLADKLRQSLAGTKNLVEKKMFGGIALMINDKMCAGVYKDDIILRCVPEQTDNLLTKKGAKPFDLSGKKSMAGWLLISPDGWTNKKDFDYWLTVALDANKKATSSPTKKKK
- a CDS encoding SRPBCC family protein, which produces MSKLQAHNETVINAPISRVWAIITDINQLHKVNPGVIKATGRMDKQGETRTCEMDNRGKRGTMTEKLVELVHEKKTVWAIENDSMGMGKMLKDPRFCFYLEKISDNQTKIINESYYEPANLMVRIMNALMMKKKMSEIQGKILSNIKSIAEK